From Zea mays cultivar B73 chromosome 3, Zm-B73-REFERENCE-NAM-5.0, whole genome shotgun sequence:
AAAATGAGAATCAGTTGGTAAGTTTCTTGATATTTTGTCTGTGTCTGATTGTGGCTATACAGATTCCATTAGCTGCAGGATTTTCTTTTAGACACGGGTATCCAACTGTTGATTGTTTTTCGTCATATTGTGTTTGCTGCAAATATAGCACATATGCACAACGGTCCTGTATTGGTGGATGTCATTACTGCAGTCAAGGTGTTTGTTTACTCATAGTGTTGCTTATTTATTAGGCCATCCAACCTGAAATGTGTCATGTGCCATCACAACATTGATTTACTCCATGATACATATGGAGTGGTGGAGGGAGATAATCCTTTTTAATTGATGTTAACTTGATTCTCATGCCACTTTACTGTTTTACTAATCACTAACTTCTCTACCACATTTCTTGATTGCTAGGCTCTCTGTAGTTTACTAAGTTACTTTTGTTGTGAGCTACTGTGGTAACTGATAACAACCATCATCTTTATATTAGTTATTACTTATTAGGATGTGCAACATCTTGTACTTTTCTATATGAGGGCGTCCACATTTGCTTCACCGCCCCCGCCTGCCCCCGCGAGGCCGCAATGCCCGTCCATGCCACCATCGCGTCGCAAACTGCCTTCCCGTGATCCCAGCCGGCAAACGCCGCGCAAATCTCGCCCTGCGATGCAAACCCCCATCCCCACCCCCTCACCCTCTTCCTCCCCACACCGCCTATACCACTGTCCCCAACAACTCCTCAGATCGGCCACAGGCACTCCCTTGATGTCTCTCTTCCTGTCTTCACCCTCGCCCTCGCCGCCAGCACCACCAACCACATCTATTGCATGGCTCCACCCTCAATGACGACAAGGGTGTCGCGGCTGCAGGCAATCCCTCGCTCGTGCTCTCTCTCTTCCCGTCTCCATCCTCACCCTCATCGCCAACACCACCACCCACGGTCGCTACACGGCCATCCTCGATGCCGGCAAGGGTGTCGCGGTCGCAGGGCACCGGCGTAGCCAGGGGCCAGGGCGGAGGTGGGTGCGAGGACCGGTCCTCGCTGCTGCTCCGTGAGCGAGGCCAATTCTCCCGCACGCTCCTTCGTAGAGGAGGTCATCACCGGCTATGACAAGACCGACCTCTACAAGACCTGGCAGAAACAGCCATGGCCGATAGTCCTGAAGCAGAAAGGAGAAAACATGCCCAAATCCTAGATGGCCTTTTACGTCTTCCGTGTTTGATATATGTATTGTATTTGATATCTGTCTGACATATTTCATTTGTTCTATTTTATGTATATGGCAATGTCCAGCCTTTAAATGGCAGTTATTTCGCTCTAGCGACTGGACGGGTTCACAATTGAATGGCATCCAGCAAGAGATCACGGACAGGGTGTAGTGGAAAGTTCTTTATGAGATCAGTTCTGTTGTTTGAATATTTGGGAGTGCCAATGATACTGAAGTGTGCACTACCCTATGGTTACAAGAATTTGGTCGTGAGCGATATGTGCGACTTGCCAAGTAAGTTATTCTTGTTTCTTGTTCTCTGTTGATAAAAGCATGATCATGTCGAAATCACTAATTATATTCCCAGATTTGATGGTCTTGTTAGTATTATCTTGTTACACGATGGAAGGTATCTTTCCGTATAATTTCAAGAGCAATTTAGCAACTGAATCTAAGCAGATCTTCTGAAGTGGTTGCTCATATTTCTGTACCCTGAAGTATCATCACATTATACTCTTGAAATTGAAACACATGCACATTAGGCTTCATAGAGAGAAGTTTCGCTGTCTAAGCTTGACTGCTAGCACCATAGTTTTTTGTTCTCTTTGCCTGATCCTGTGTTTGTTTCGTTTTTATGGTCGGACACTTCCCTTCTGCATTTTTGTTCCCATGACTAAAATTTATCCATAGGCTGATGTTTCATTTTAGAAAGCTTTCACGGTTAAATACTCTAATCATGTTATATACTTGTGTGGATGTCCCTGAAGCAGCATTTTTTCCCCAGATGTTAACCTTAGAAATCTTGCTCGTTTGCAGGCAAATAGATGAATACACGCATCTCATCGCAAGCATAAAAGCACAGATCAAGTTGGTACGTACAATGCATATTATAATTGTCTAGGTGTTCCATTATGTCGtaaattatataatctactaCTACCTTCCAAGTTATAAAGACGTTTTGGTTGTTTCAGATACATTGCTTTTACTTCGTATTTAGACAGTGTATATTCAAGTGCATAACGAAACAAACTGTAAATCTAGAAAAGGTCAATTTTGAATGTAGGAAGTAAATTATAGTTGCTCCATTCTTTCATACGTCGTTATCTGCTTAAATTCAGATATTACTGTGCCCTACTGCTTAGCTATTGGCATTTTCACACGCAGGTATGTGAAGGTGCATTTGGGGAGGTAAACCTTGGATCTCAGCGCCCTTGGCGTATGATTTCGCGGTGTCAGTGGGAATGTACAGATGCTTCTCCGAGAACGTGTGATTTGCTTGCTCGCCCATGAGCTTCAGATTCAAGAAGGTGTGAACGATCTTATTTGTTTGATTGCTGATTTGAACTGAAATAGATAGAGTTGACTATTTGGGTTTATGATTCAGTTTCCAGGTGAGTAGATTTGTGGATCTTAGGCATATAATGTCCTTGCATTGGGCAAAATGTAGTTTTTAAAATCATCGGTGTGGTTAGGATTGAGGGGCTGGATTTACTCCTATTAGCTTCAGTGTTAGCTTTGGAACAGTTTTATTATTGTAGTTTTCAGCTGAGTCTTGCAAGACTGTAACAGAAACCATACTACGATACCTGAAAAATACTATCAGTCCTTCCCTATATACCGGTCAGCGATCATATGTTTCACCTCTGAACTGGGTACCTGTTTATCTGGACTTTAAAATCTTAGGTCTCTGCTGATTGTTTGGGCATGAATGATGGATATTTAAGCTATAGGGATATAACTAAGCCCTTGACGTGCCTGGTTAACTGATCATAATGACTGTCATAATGTTGAGTTTCAGCTTGTCACTCTCTCGTTTAATTGTTTGATGTTCTGTGCTTGCAGGCTGGAATTGAAGGTTTGCAGGCAATAAAACCTCGTCTGAGAGATCAGTGCACTCAAAAAGGACCATCAAACAATCATGAGATGGGCAAAGATTTTAATAGTTCAAGTTCTGTTGGTGACCATGGAGTTGATGTTGAAGTTACCATGGTCATTGGCGAAGACGAGATTGAGGGTGCCAAATGGACAATGGATAATGTCAAATTTTCTGTCAAAGAACGAGTATGAGCTCATTTTAGTCAATTGTCTAAACATGTCGATTTGAATCTGCTTTCTGATCTGTTTATCCATTTGAGCTTTGCAGATCGAGGCGATTGCAACAAAAGAAGAACTAGAGCACCTTGTGATGCTTTGCAGATCTGAGGCTGATGCAATGGGGAGGATCACTGCTGGAATTCTTTGTCTCCTTAAACTTGACAAATCTCTTGGGCAAGGAACTATAGAACAACTACGTAACCTAGGTATGGAGCTCCCCTAAAGTAATCTAGATGATACGATTGTACACTCTCTGGGATCTATAATTTTCTTTTTAGCTTAGTTTTGTCCTCTGTAGTTGTTCGCTATTTATTCGAGGTTTGGCATGTAGCATTGTTGCATTTTATGTTGGACTCTACTCTTGTCACCAAAAGAAAAACGATGCTCAGTATGGTTTTTGCAAGCATGTCAAAAATCTATGTTTTCAGAACATTGGCATGACATGCTTTTTTATGCTGAAAAGAACATACTACAAATCCAAAGGTTTCTACTGAATTTCCGTAGCAAAGGTCAAGGACTTTTTTTCATTGTTCTCACTGCTATAGCTTTATCGATGCTTATTGTTTCTATTCTATCGCTCCCCTTACACTGGAAACATTTTACCGAGAAAAAAAGGGTGCCCAAATGGTAAGAGCTTATGAAAGAAAACATTTCTCCATTTTTTAAAAATAAGAAGCATGGAGATTTATGAGTGAGCAGATGAGCATTGTCGTAGTTCATTGCCCCCAGCATACACTTCATTATAGCTGCATGTAATTACTGTGAGTCTGTGACATTGTTGTGTCTTGTAGTCTTGATTATTTAGGCATCGAGCACAATCAAACAAAAAAGAACATGTGTTTACAGTAATATTATTTAGTAATGATTGTATTGATTGGTGATATGATTTATAAAATAGACATAGAACCAATTACTTTCGCTCAATCCATGCAGACTTGGAATGCTTTGTAATTTACCTATAAGTATTTTTAGAAGTGCTTGGCACCAGTTATGCCAACTACCTAGCACACCTAGGTGGGGTAGACAGATGTTTCTAAGCAGTGATTCATATATTGTTGAGAAACCATATATTACTAATATTGGCAGATGATTGGCTTAAACTTCCAATTTTTATAACTATGTTTAGAACCATCCTAATTAATGTTGAAAAGCTTACTCAGACTTGTTTGGTGTGATTGATTGAGATGTTACATTGTACTTATTACAATGGCATCCCTGTCGCCATGGATCTGTCCACGCCGACAAGCCCTATCGAGGATCCACACTCCCTCCAATCTCCCTGCTTAGATCTTTCACCGGTATTGCCTTGCATCGCAGCGCCTTCCATCTTGGATGACGCCACCGTCGGTGTGAACTCAAGTGCTTTTGAGACACTGCATTAGTTGTGGTTGGAACTCAAGTTTTTCTGAGACAATATGTTTGTTGTGGTTGGAACTCAAGTACAAAACAGTGTTTTGGGTGACCATATGGGTGAACTGCTGGACACGTTCTAAGTATCAATGTCTATGTGGTTCGAACTGCTTACTTGTAGAATGCAGCATGCTACTGGTAGAATCCAGCATGCAGCAACTAGCAGTCTGTCTGTTGCTAAGGTGGCTATGGCGGTTATGGTTACAACCAAGGTGGATATGGAGGATATGGTGTGCACTAAAATGAATGCTTATGTACCATATTAGTCGATTTTTAAATAACATTGTTGAAGCATTTGTAATCACTACGCCACTCAGTCCTCCTGGTTGCTTCAGCTCATATGTTCAACTTTTCTTGGTTTAATCTTGTTGGTTCTATACAATCATGTATGATGATAATATTTTTTCCATCAGGAAATGGAGGCTGGAATTACAACCGGAATAGAGGAGGTGGCGGTGGCCGAGGACGAGGCAACTGGAGATATGGTGGTATGTACAGTCTGTCACTGCCAGTCTCAGTAATCTTTGCTCTATAGATTTTTGCAGTTAGCGTGCTGGGTATTTGTTCATGACTGAAAATTTGGGTCCATTTTTTGGGTCCTTTTCTATTTCGGTGTTTAGAGGTCGTGAACCAAAGTTTTGCTCAAAAAAGCAAAAACCATCGATTCAGTCTTTAATCTACTATTCCTGTTTATCGGTTGTAATCAAGCAAACCGAGATACAAAGGACGACGGTTCAGATCTAAGAAAAGGTAGGGCGTGAGACAACATGAGTCCTCGGAGTAGGTGTGAGTCAGTGCAGTTGGGACCTCACCAAGTCGCAGGCCTTAAGGACCGGCGCGGTGGCGCTGGAAGCTGAGGCGGCCAACGCTGCTCACTGGAGAAGCGGTGGGCTTTCCCTGGTCTTGCCTACACTGGCCGAGGAAGCTTAATTTTGATTAAAAGCACAACACATGGCCGTACATTTAAAGCAGTTCTGAGTTAATCGAGCATATTTGTGTTCTTTGACTTATTTTCTGCTTGTAGTGCTGGTGCAAAAGTTGTCAAGGTTTCATAACTACACATTGTTCTCATGGGCATGTTTACTTTGTGAATTGTTCAAAAAATAAATTTAAGTAAACTActacaaatgatttgtttgttaaAATGATGTTGAACAAAGAAAATTATTGTCCAGTTTCGATTGCCTAATCAGTAATCAAATGTGTTTGTGTTTCTAGGTCACTTGACATTAATTGGTTCATGCGATCCAATTTAACCAGGTGAACTCTGGTAAGTTGATGAGACTTAGAGGTCCACTTAGACACTTACCATTATGTTTGGCATGCCAGTTGGAGATGGTTGTAAGCTACTCCACTTCACATCCTTTGAACTCGTGATCTACTAAGCTCACCAGCACAAGATGTGATAGTTTGCTGGACATGCATCTCTAAGTGTCTACCCCAAATATTTGTGATATATTCTATGGGTTTATAGGTCCAAGCATTGGAATCTAAATTTGAGTTAAACTACTTGAGAAAGTATTGGAATCTAATTTTCACCTCTCGATTATGTGTGTCCTTGATCTAACATGTAGCTCTCATGATATATACAAACCGTAGCAATGTACAAGTATTGTACTATCATATATAGAAGTTTGTATGATACTaaaggttgcaatgtagtggtcccgttgcaacgcacgggcactcacctagtaacttaaaatgttactttatatatattgacttcaaatataataatataggctatgtgattTTTAATGAAATTAAATGATGGTTATGCGTTCATTATCTTTTTCATGAAAATCCATTTAAGGCCCATAACCTAACTCATCTtaaataggtgattaataatataattatgatcttttcacataaaaagttatttatgagcttgttataaaagtatgtttaataatgtgttttataactcattaacgttagatatataacatatatcttttctaaagggtttaatattgttataacgtgttttatcatcttataaacccttaatcttaaacatatcacgtatgacgttttataaaagattaatttggtgaacctaatatttgtatatttcaattaagatatttttaagctcatgtcttgtttcataaagtatagatcacacattttttaaaagaataccctcttattatagcCATTActtgtaatgtttttgaaaagcaaacGTTGTTTTCGTTAgattttcttttagctttacgtatggtgaatgtggtatgttattgagtggtgtttgttcttcttgtttgtttgtgtgatattcagtggttgatctagtagttgagaatcaagatatATTCCATGGAAGAACCtcgagttttcaataagcaaggcaagtggacttctccctctgcatactctgtttgatcccaaacaataaatttaataaagtttattcttttgaatatatatgcataatttgacgggttacctatttagataacctttccaaccttattccttgatcaaacctgggaattatactttaccttcgtagctatgctattgctacaacttaactttatgcagtcactcccgcttatgatattaatgttccaaaatggtaagtttacattattgttgttaacccgatggttaaacaagattattgcatattaattggaacatggagtgaccacccgggaaaacagtgcaaccacgagtgctatcatggctctggctttggtaattagctttatatgcttagtgcctggcaaccttacctgaaatatgggcaagagggggagcggtaggtgttggcaacccacgttaacatggggacgtattcttgtctaaggtacctcacccaggggcctccaccatcgtctttagaaaccttagcgggttgcttcgtattaagtgtattttgtgaaagcctcatagtggatccctagccactcacctcggaagtgtttacgggttttggccgacccaggctagaggggatacacggcttgtgggtaaagttgtaccacctctgcagagtgtaaaactgatatatcagccgtgctcacggttatgagcagcctggactccccacatgataattgaacttgaagatggaaataaatcgagacccGATGATCtgtcaatggtttgcttaagtggtttcacttaagtgttttttatatatactcttatacctctgtttaaatgggatacttgggattcacacttattagtaatataggtgttgttaataaaatgttgaccaactaaaatgcttactgctgaaccttagcctcaccttgttaaacctgcattagtttttcccccacttgctgagccccgaccataagtgagctcacccttgcttaattttgatcagaagtttgcagatgaagatatgatgctgaactccatggatgctagtctagtgatacccccggtcatcttcctgtggatggatgtccttgtttcgctatactttgatgaataaaggttaagacattatgtttgttcgaagtgtaatatgttaatataattgttatttacgcttttatgcattgttcttttgatatattacacttgtgacgtcatcatatgtgtggaaatagatcctggcacacatatgctatgcactcggctctgcccttgggaaacgggtgtgacagaagtggtatcaaagcaatgtgaccgtaggtcgctaaattagttagaaatggaaagcccagtcagtcgttcaaaacttgacttaattgtctccataaaaacttactttatacaaaaactcgtctcttttatcttcaactcttctagtctgattttgGTCTATCAGAAGATTCTActcggaagcactacaagatgatcaagttaggaTTGTGGAACTTAAAGTGAAGTCTACCGGAAGGAACcctttagaagctatggaagatgccccattctctgtcttatccccgcCCCGCAAGAAGTTTCGTTATAGATCTCTTGGATCTATTACCattcttcttggttaggttgataggatagttctatagtgctaagttttcgactagatcggtaaggaCGATGTTATATTGTGGTTGTTTTCTAACtcataatattgctatataacccttgactccttatacttttgtttttttGCCATTATTGCCATCCttgtgcaatatctaccttgatatattaaacttttgcctctctactttcctccttgataatgctttctccctattgaattcttatacttttgctttcATGCCATTGcattgccacccttgcgcaatatctaccttgatatactaaacctttgcctctctacttttctccatgataatgctttctccctaacccACTTCGTATCCTTGGTtatatcatttatcctcactttaatagttcatggttatcttatttcactcttggccaccaacaaatatgtcttgtctaactccttgataattcttacctaactccttgatgttataatatctttcttattccaagccttgtctcaccttttgttttggttgaatgagtagaattggattgtgttgtgctggtatgcttgaattcattgtcctttgtgttcatgtttgatttgcttctttgaaatgattgttggtgtattgtgtgacttttgtccacaatgacatcagttagctaggtaaaaccttagatagatgggttttctctgctctctataatttgtctttgctcaaccctctcgtcccttccattcttccatacccatacagatgtcagaccttataatgtcaactacaagtgatgttactaagtgcaaagaatgtggtgtattggcaagtcaaaacaacactataaataaaacagttGACGAACAGACATtgaagacacaaaaggatgcacaaccaaaccaaaCAGACAAGTGACCCTGGAACATGTtattgttgtgagtactatggaattccttgtcgccagatcagtacaaacgaaagtgaaactacaaaacagaagaaccggattttattttctggtataaaaagtcaatggtcttcccaagaacaactaatagcagatgcACTGTCAGATGATGAATTGCTAGgttttccaaaaaggaaacatcacaaggatgcccagctccaaaaagaagcaaatgagtgttacattgatggatggactatcacctgcacacagtttcagccccGTCGCTGCATCAGGTCCAAGAGACAAAAagagaaacatggaaaaagtcaagaaataacttcaagaaagtcttgctatcaatgtggacatgaaggtcattacttccgtaactgtcctgagaagagttcagtACCGGATACCTCTGAgataaagctatctcagtctccagacatggaatatgaacaaaaatgtacataaacttctatcaacatcgtgaagaacaacaaaaggaataggaaaatgtttggatacatgagtagtccacctcaaccacaagcaaaagccccgaaacacatggatacctaAATAGAAGAATCAAGCCAGACTCAACTATATGAGATACAGAAACCCAATCATCCCTCATcacctgttggtcaagcaaagttgactcgcaaagaactcaaagcaagaggtgcttgcttctactgcaagaatgaagaacatattattcgcgaatgccccaagaagcgtctagaccaactagagaagaaagctgccaaacaagacccaaacaataacccagaagaccaaccagttataagtac
This genomic window contains:
- the LOC103650008 gene encoding uncharacterized protein, producing the protein MSFRFKKAGIEGLQAIKPRLRDQCTQKGPSNNHEMGKDFNSSSSVGDHGVDVEVTMVIGEDEIEGAKWTMDNVKFSVKERIEAIATKEELEHLVMLCRSEADAMGRITAGILCLLKLDKSLGQGTIEQLRNLGNGGWNYNRNRGGGGGRGRGNWRYGGHLTLIGSCDPI